One window of Candidatus Zixiibacteriota bacterium genomic DNA carries:
- the flgC gene encoding flagellar basal body rod protein FlgC, giving the protein MSGLFNSIEISATGMTLQRQKMDVVSQNIANVDTTRSDKGGPYRRRRVMVAAAEEAVPFKNMISKSRTELARTDPGHLHGTVKSRQETIDVAQAEGKEVEDPASSYRLIHDPGHPDADEKGFVKMPDIEIINEMVDMISASRAYEANTTAVLAAKEMAKNALSI; this is encoded by the coding sequence ATGTCTGGACTCTTCAACTCCATAGAAATCTCCGCCACCGGGATGACTCTCCAGCGTCAAAAAATGGATGTCGTCTCCCAGAATATCGCCAATGTCGACACTACTCGCTCCGACAAGGGAGGTCCCTACCGCCGCCGGAGAGTGATGGTCGCCGCCGCCGAAGAAGCCGTCCCTTTCAAAAATATGATAAGCAAGTCCCGGACGGAACTCGCTCGCACCGACCCGGGGCATCTCCACGGCACCGTAAAAAGCCGGCAGGAGACCATTGACGTCGCCCAGGCCGAAGGAAAAGAAGTCGAAGACCCGGCGTCATCTTATCGTCTGATTCACGACCCGGGGCATCCTGACGCCGATGAGAAAGGATTTGTCAAGATGCCGGATATTGAGATTATCAACGAAATGGTCGATATGATTTCCGCCTCGCGCGCTTATGAGGCGAACACTACCGCCGTTCTGGCGGCTAAAGAAATGGCAAAAAACGCGCTGTCGATATAA
- the flgB gene encoding flagellar basal body rod protein FlgB, which yields MSDLIKKAVFEKSGIPVLQKFLDTASLRHKLIAGNIANISTPQYQSKDIDFHAALKNAIDNRRHVAGNLTHPSHIPVGRHKDKAPEIEVNRSRDGNGINNVNADKEVANLATNQLYFSVGTTLLAKKFEGLRNAIKSK from the coding sequence ATGTCTGATTTAATTAAAAAAGCGGTCTTCGAAAAAAGCGGCATCCCCGTCTTACAGAAATTTCTGGATACGGCGTCCCTGCGCCATAAACTGATAGCCGGAAATATCGCCAACATCTCCACACCGCAATACCAGAGCAAAGATATCGATTTCCACGCCGCCCTGAAAAACGCCATCGACAACCGACGCCATGTCGCCGGAAATCTTACCCACCCGTCGCACATTCCGGTTGGAAGACACAAAGACAAAGCCCCCGAAATCGAGGTCAACCGCTCGCGCGATGGCAACGGCATCAATAATGTCAACGCCGATAAGGAAGTCGCCAATCTCGCCACTAATCAGCTTTACTTCAGTGTCGGAACCACCCTGCTCGCGAAAAAATTCGAAGGCTTAAGAAACGCTATTAAGAGCAAGTGA
- a CDS encoding OmpA family protein — MPRRRKHDDHENLERWLLTYADLITLLLAFFIVMYSMSKVDAKRFGKMQEALAGVLKGGSIAIKKGNEVGAMPGQGVLEIGHLKSLGQKIEESVLKSGNEKMISTEMTERGLVIHIMESALFREGSAELEPRAKQTLDLVAKDIGTIPNHIRIEGHTDNKPINTVRFPSNWELSSARATEVVRYLVETHGVQSDRISALGYGEFRPMVSNETDEGRSKNRRVDIVVLTMEMSATEPTSDLYTPKI, encoded by the coding sequence ATGCCACGCCGCCGAAAACATGACGACCATGAAAACCTGGAACGGTGGCTTCTCACCTACGCCGACCTGATTACTCTTCTGTTGGCTTTCTTCATTGTCATGTACTCCATGTCGAAAGTTGATGCCAAGCGGTTCGGCAAAATGCAGGAAGCGCTTGCCGGCGTGCTTAAAGGCGGCAGTATTGCCATCAAGAAAGGCAATGAAGTCGGCGCCATGCCCGGGCAGGGCGTTCTCGAAATCGGGCATCTCAAATCTCTCGGGCAAAAAATCGAAGAAAGCGTCCTCAAATCGGGCAATGAAAAAATGATAAGCACCGAAATGACCGAAAGAGGGCTGGTCATTCATATCATGGAGTCGGCTCTTTTTCGTGAAGGCTCCGCCGAGCTCGAGCCGCGCGCCAAACAGACTCTTGACCTGGTGGCGAAAGATATAGGAACCATACCCAACCATATCCGCATTGAAGGACATACCGACAACAAACCGATAAACACCGTCCGTTTCCCCTCCAACTGGGAGCTCTCTTCGGCGCGCGCCACCGAAGTAGTGCGCTATCTGGTCGAGACCCACGGCGTCCAATCCGACCGGATTTCTGCCCTCGGCTATGGCGAATTTCGCCCCATGGTCTCCAATGAAACCGATGAAGGTCGCTCAAAAAACCGCCGCGTCGATATTGTCGTGCTTACCATGGAAATGTCCGCCACCGAGCCAACCTCCGATCTCTATACCCCTAAAATCTGA
- a CDS encoding flagellar motor protein, translating to MDIATIGGLIIGLGAVIVSFILEGGHLGAIVQGPAMLIVIGGTIGASTVSTSIRTLANVPSFLKLAFFTRPVDPLQTIDTLVKMSEKARREGILGLENDLRNIKDPFFRKAIQLVIDGSEITVLKTILETEIAYIEDRHKKGILFFQKMGGFSPTLGILGTVLGLIHTLSNTANADRMAEAIASAFIATLWGVGLANLCYLPISDKLKMRHEEELATLDLIMEGVISIQSGDNPRVVKTKLLSFIAPRMRGGEE from the coding sequence ATGGATATAGCAACTATTGGCGGCCTCATTATAGGCCTTGGCGCAGTCATTGTATCATTTATTCTCGAAGGGGGACACCTCGGTGCGATTGTTCAGGGTCCCGCCATGCTTATCGTGATTGGCGGCACTATCGGCGCCTCGACAGTTTCTACCTCCATCAGAACCCTCGCCAATGTCCCCAGCTTCCTGAAACTGGCTTTCTTCACCCGTCCCGTTGACCCCCTGCAGACCATCGACACTCTGGTGAAAATGTCGGAAAAAGCCCGTCGCGAAGGTATTCTCGGCTTGGAAAATGACCTGCGCAATATCAAAGACCCCTTCTTTCGCAAAGCCATTCAACTCGTTATTGACGGCTCAGAAATTACCGTTCTTAAGACTATTCTTGAAACCGAAATCGCCTATATTGAAGACCGCCACAAAAAAGGGATCCTCTTTTTCCAGAAGATGGGCGGTTTCTCGCCGACTCTCGGCATTCTCGGGACCGTGCTCGGTTTGATTCATACCTTAAGCAACACCGCCAATGCCGACCGGATGGCCGAAGCTATCGCCAGCGCTTTTATCGCTACCCTCTGGGGAGTCGGCCTGGCGAATCTCTGCTATCTTCCGATCAGCGATAAACTGAAAATGCGTCACGAAGAAGAACTGGCAACTCTCGACTTGATTATGGAGGGGGTCATATCCATTCAATCCGGCGATAATCCGCGCGTTGTAAAGACCAAACTTCTCTCCTTCATTGCGCCCCGGATGCGCGGCGGAGAGGAATAA
- a CDS encoding sigma-54 dependent transcriptional regulator produces MKLSVLIVDDDRLVNDFLTETLTRAGFLVSSASSGEEALEMFEEKEYDVVFSDIKMKEMDGLELLQKMREQKIDQLVVMITAYGTIESAVKAMKLGAYDYLTKPISPDSIELLMRKVTELVQLRAENKRLRSDLAARYQNIVGKSPKMKEVYDLIEATADARSTVLVTGESGTGKELVARAVHYASSRRDKPFVTLNCAALPENLVEAELFGYEKGAFTGAVRQHKGRFEMANNGTLLLDEISEMPINLQSKLLRVLQERVFERVGSSVPIEVDVRIIATSNRHLKEEIRQKRFREDLFYRLNVINIHLVPLRERLEDIPLLVNHFIQKYNEENRKEVEAVDESVLRLFMKYHWPGNVRELENYIERAVVTNSAKILKMTDFPGDLALGKLADEIPQFGAGMTLAEGEKFLILKTLERFEGNKTKAAEALNITPRTIRNKLAEYNIQDTD; encoded by the coding sequence ATGAAGCTGAGTGTTTTAATCGTTGATGATGACCGTCTGGTGAACGATTTCCTCACCGAGACACTCACCCGGGCCGGCTTCCTGGTCAGTTCCGCCTCTTCCGGCGAGGAAGCCCTGGAGATGTTTGAAGAGAAGGAGTACGACGTCGTCTTCTCCGACATCAAAATGAAAGAGATGGACGGGCTGGAGCTGCTGCAAAAGATGAGGGAACAGAAAATCGACCAGCTGGTGGTAATGATTACCGCCTACGGCACCATCGAAAGCGCCGTCAAAGCAATGAAACTGGGCGCTTACGATTACCTGACCAAACCGATTTCTCCCGATTCCATTGAACTTCTTATGCGGAAAGTCACCGAACTGGTTCAGCTGCGCGCCGAAAATAAACGGCTCCGCTCCGACCTGGCCGCTCGCTATCAGAACATCGTCGGTAAGTCGCCCAAAATGAAAGAGGTCTATGACCTGATCGAAGCGACCGCCGATGCCCGCTCTACTGTGCTGGTAACCGGTGAATCTGGAACCGGCAAGGAGCTGGTCGCCCGCGCCGTTCATTACGCTTCCTCCCGCCGGGATAAACCGTTTGTTACCCTCAACTGCGCCGCTCTGCCGGAAAATCTGGTGGAAGCCGAATTATTCGGCTATGAAAAAGGAGCCTTTACCGGCGCCGTTCGTCAGCATAAAGGCCGTTTCGAAATGGCTAATAACGGCACCCTCCTGCTCGACGAAATCTCCGAAATGCCGATAAACCTCCAATCCAAACTGCTCCGCGTCCTGCAGGAGCGGGTCTTTGAGCGGGTCGGCTCCAGCGTCCCGATTGAAGTTGACGTCCGGATTATTGCCACGTCAAATCGTCATCTGAAAGAAGAGATTCGCCAGAAACGGTTCCGCGAAGACCTCTTTTATCGCCTCAATGTGATAAATATACATCTTGTGCCGCTGCGCGAGAGATTGGAAGATATTCCCCTTCTGGTCAATCATTTCATTCAGAAATATAACGAGGAAAACCGGAAGGAAGTTGAAGCGGTCGATGAGTCCGTTCTCCGTCTCTTTATGAAATATCATTGGCCCGGCAATGTGCGCGAGCTGGAAAACTATATCGAGCGGGCGGTGGTCACCAATTCGGCGAAGATTTTGAAAATGACCGATTTCCCCGGCGACCTGGCTCTGGGCAAACTGGCTGACGAAATCCCCCAGTTTGGGGCTGGCATGACTCTTGCCGAAGGGGAGAAATTCCTGATTCTAAAAACCCTCGAGCGCTTCGAGGGGAACAAGACTAAGGCGGCTGAGGCGCTTAATATCACCCCCCGCACTATCCGTAACAAACTGGCAGAATACAATATCCAGGACACCGACTAA
- a CDS encoding ATP-binding protein, producing MEEKETAPVEITDEIGRFAETYSSFNNIINQIQRQYLSLKETYEQQSARLQEVNLALQKAISDNRIVSEFLSRILTSLNSGIVAVNRQGEITHINPAAQGILGFHRKGFTEKPLSYKALFEIVEGDTGSAESAAAGGQTCLNAEKKIRTSDGRLVTLLTSTSVLRDESGAVIGAVEIFQDITNFKRMEEELSRTRVLAGLGEMAASIAHEVRNPLVAIGGFAALLARDLQTQPEKLSMAEKIVAGVNNINRTVETLLVFARREEISKVSVDLKEFLEMVIAGIVDEYSLQGQEINIQLNPGDTEGKQAQIDPHLFRQALYNLAKNGIEANPANPTITIRCAVLNSSEAAHLAEKTEETMAQSDYLLIAVDDFGHGIPKSDLAKIFSPFYSTKTNGTGLGLSIAWKIIKAHGGEIQASSRPGQGTTFSILLPLNQEVLR from the coding sequence ATGGAAGAGAAAGAAACTGCCCCGGTCGAGATAACCGATGAAATAGGTCGCTTCGCCGAAACCTATTCCTCTTTTAACAATATTATCAATCAGATTCAGCGGCAGTATCTTTCCCTCAAGGAGACCTATGAGCAGCAGAGCGCCCGGCTACAGGAAGTCAACCTGGCGCTGCAGAAGGCCATCTCCGACAACCGTATCGTCAGCGAATTCTTAAGCCGTATCCTGACCTCTCTGAATTCCGGCATTGTCGCCGTCAACCGCCAGGGCGAAATTACCCATATCAATCCGGCCGCGCAGGGAATCCTCGGATTCCACAGGAAAGGATTCACGGAAAAGCCGCTCTCCTACAAAGCCCTCTTTGAAATTGTGGAGGGGGATACCGGTTCCGCGGAATCGGCGGCGGCGGGAGGACAAACCTGCCTCAATGCCGAAAAGAAAATTAGAACCTCTGATGGCCGCCTGGTTACTCTGCTTACCTCCACCTCCGTTCTCCGTGATGAATCCGGCGCCGTCATTGGAGCTGTGGAGATCTTCCAGGATATTACCAATTTCAAGCGGATGGAAGAGGAACTGTCGCGGACGCGCGTTCTCGCCGGACTGGGGGAGATGGCGGCATCAATCGCCCACGAGGTCCGCAATCCCCTGGTAGCCATCGGCGGTTTTGCCGCCCTCCTTGCCCGCGACCTTCAAACTCAGCCCGAGAAGTTATCTATGGCCGAGAAAATTGTCGCCGGCGTCAACAATATCAACCGCACCGTCGAGACACTGCTGGTTTTTGCCCGCCGTGAAGAAATCAGCAAAGTCTCCGTGGACCTGAAGGAATTCCTCGAAATGGTCATCGCCGGCATCGTTGACGAGTACTCCTTGCAAGGTCAAGAAATCAATATTCAACTGAATCCGGGCGACACCGAGGGGAAACAGGCGCAAATCGACCCGCATCTTTTCCGCCAGGCATTGTACAATCTCGCCAAGAACGGCATCGAGGCAAATCCCGCTAATCCGACCATCACCATTCGTTGCGCCGTTCTCAATTCCTCGGAGGCGGCTCATCTGGCGGAGAAAACTGAAGAAACCATGGCGCAGTCCGACTATCTTTTAATTGCCGTGGATGATTTCGGGCACGGCATCCCCAAATCTGACCTCGCGAAAATATTTTCACCGTTCTACTCAACCAAAACTAATGGCACCGGCTTGGGGCTTTCCATCGCCTGGAAAATTATCAAGGCGCATGGGGGAGAGATTCAAGCCTCATCCCGACCCGGTCAGGGAACAACCTTTTCTATTTTGCTTCCGCTCAATCAGGAGGTTTTAAGATGA
- a CDS encoding response regulator — MADNKDRRSIIIIDDELLIRDLLYDFFAEKNWQVTVAESGSKSLEILKSRSYDVALVDIKMPEMDGLEFIRKLRDLYPAMPVVLMTGFPSVETAIEGIRLRVDDYFVKPFNINKLYKRLEQIAAGKNAVEEPRAVDLNYRIYPENI; from the coding sequence ATGGCTGACAACAAGGACCGCCGCAGTATTATTATCATTGATGACGAGCTCCTCATCCGTGACCTGCTGTACGATTTCTTTGCCGAGAAGAATTGGCAGGTTACGGTGGCTGAATCGGGAAGCAAGAGCCTCGAGATTCTCAAAAGCCGCTCCTATGATGTCGCTCTGGTCGATATCAAAATGCCGGAAATGGATGGCTTGGAATTTATTCGCAAACTCCGCGACCTCTATCCGGCTATGCCGGTGGTCCTCATGACCGGCTTCCCCAGCGTGGAGACCGCCATCGAGGGAATTCGACTGCGCGTAGATGATTACTTCGTAAAGCCATTCAATATCAACAAACTGTATAAACGGCTGGAACAGATCGCCGCCGGAAAGAACGCGGTCGAAGAGCCGCGCGCCGTCGATCTCAATTACCGCATTTATCCCGAAAATATCTGA
- a CDS encoding anti-sigma factor antagonist (This anti-anti-sigma factor, or anti-sigma factor antagonist, belongs to a family that includes characterized members SpoIIAA, RsbV, RsfA, and RsfB.): MKEFKFKYRSLLESEGAAYEDAKRTLQMAGLESKRMFRILLALSEAFTNALVHGNQFNSDKYVFVNITVNDSGITADIIDEGVGFDTPEGVAPFDDLQAESGRGMGLMKSIADRFQLRKSPETGGTVISMFFAAAPAADRPPKKDNMEDKMDTVKKDEGNVVVLSLSGRLDLGSGNKLKEEVKSILAGGRNAIHLNLRNVEFVNSSGLGALVSIMKEIRIHRGRLTLSDMADYVREIFDITQLSHIFEIFATEQEAINSYTLVVNS, translated from the coding sequence ATGAAAGAATTCAAATTCAAATATCGCTCCCTGCTGGAATCGGAAGGGGCGGCGTATGAAGACGCCAAAAGAACGCTGCAAATGGCGGGGCTCGAGTCGAAGCGAATGTTTCGCATACTTCTGGCTCTTTCCGAGGCGTTTACCAACGCCCTGGTGCATGGCAATCAATTCAATTCCGACAAGTATGTCTTTGTCAATATAACCGTTAATGATAGCGGCATCACTGCCGATATAATTGATGAAGGTGTCGGCTTTGACACCCCCGAAGGCGTCGCGCCGTTTGATGACCTTCAGGCCGAAAGCGGACGCGGGATGGGACTTATGAAATCAATCGCCGACCGCTTCCAGTTGAGAAAATCGCCCGAAACCGGCGGCACGGTCATCTCGATGTTCTTCGCCGCCGCGCCGGCTGCAGATAGACCGCCCAAGAAAGACAATATGGAGGATAAAATGGATACCGTGAAGAAAGATGAAGGTAATGTCGTAGTTCTCAGCCTCTCCGGTCGCCTCGACCTCGGAAGCGGCAACAAACTGAAAGAAGAAGTCAAAAGCATCCTTGCCGGAGGCCGCAACGCCATCCACCTCAACCTGCGCAATGTCGAATTCGTCAACAGCTCCGGTCTCGGCGCCCTGGTTTCTATCATGAAAGAAATCAGAATCCACCGCGGCCGCCTGACTCTCTCCGATATGGCTGACTATGTCCGGGAAATCTTCGATATCACCCAGCTCTCGCATATCTTCGAGATTTTTGCCACCGAACAGGAAGCCATCAATTCCTACACGCTGGTCGTCAACAGCTGA